The DNA sequence TGAGTGCATGAGAGACTATCGCGAAGAAGAGCTGCTCCTGCCGCTGGATCGTGCCGAACAACAGGCGGATCGATGCATGGACTGCGGGATTCCCTTCTGCCAGATGTCCGGCTGTCCCCTCAGAAACCGTATTCCCGACTGGTGTACCATGGTATCCGCCGGTAACTGGCGGCAGGCGCTCGATCTGCTCCATGCCACCAACAACTTTCCCGAGATAACCGGGCGTGTTTGTCCGGCGCCCTGCGAATCGGCATGTACGTTATCTGTTAATGGCAGGCCCGTAAACGTAAAACACATTGAACTCCTGATTGGCGAATATGGATGGGGAAAGGGGTGGATTCTTCCGGCGCCGTCTCCTTCCGCAAGCGATAAAAAAGTCGCCGTTATCGGTTCGGGACCGGCCGGTTTATCGGCGGCGCAGCAGTTATCGCGGTTCGGGCACAGCGTAACCGTTTTCGAAAAGGACGACCGTATCGGCGGGATTCTCAGGTATGGTATCCCTGATTTCATCCTTGAAAAACGCGTGATAGACCGTCGTATCGAACAGATGATGGCCGAAGGAGTGACATTTGAAGCGGGCGTCGATGCCGGGACCGATTTATCGGTGAGATATTTACGGCGGTCGTTCGATGCGGCCGTTATCGCTGTCGGTCTCCGGGCTCCCCGTGATATACACGTTCCAGGCCGCGATCTCGAAGGTATCGTCTTTGCCACCAAGTTCCTGTCGCAGCAGAACAGGAGGGTCGCGGGCGATTCCATTCCGGCCGGTTATGAGATTACCGCAAAAGACAGAGATGTCGTCATAATCGGCGCGGGCGAAACCGGCTCCTACTGCACCGGTACATGCCTCCGTCAGGGCGCCCGATCCGTACATATTCTCGAATTGCTGCCGGAAAACGGAGAAGAGGATGCCCGGAACTTCATCTGGTGCGATCTTCACGGTGACAACAACCCGCCATCGACAGAAAGTCCCGGCTGTACAACACTGTATGGTGTTACCGTGCAGCGCTTTAACGGTAAGGACAACAGGATTCGTTCGGTCGTTATTGAAAAGTCTTCACGTCGTGCTCATGACAGCGAATCCGGCGATGCGGCACAGAATACGGCCGGTGCCGCGACGGAAATCAAAGCCGACCTCGTCATAATAGCAGCCGGTTTTTCTCATCTCGAATACGGGCCGCTCGTTCATAACCTTTCGCTCGATATCGACGAATGCGGGAATCTCATGACCGACCCGGACGGCATGACCACCGTAGACGGTGTTTTCGCCTCGGGCGACTGTGTGATGGGTGCTTCGACCGTTGTTCATGCCCTGTATCATGGCCGCCGTATTGCCGATTCGGTCGACAGGCACCTCCTGAAGGGGATTGA is a window from the bacterium genome containing:
- a CDS encoding glutamate synthase subunit beta, whose amino-acid sequence is MANPVGFLEFSREDSPRRPFDECMRDYREEELLLPLDRAEQQADRCMDCGIPFCQMSGCPLRNRIPDWCTMVSAGNWRQALDLLHATNNFPEITGRVCPAPCESACTLSVNGRPVNVKHIELLIGEYGWGKGWILPAPSPSASDKKVAVIGSGPAGLSAAQQLSRFGHSVTVFEKDDRIGGILRYGIPDFILEKRVIDRRIEQMMAEGVTFEAGVDAGTDLSVRYLRRSFDAAVIAVGLRAPRDIHVPGRDLEGIVFATKFLSQQNRRVAGDSIPAGYEITAKDRDVVIIGAGETGSYCTGTCLRQGARSVHILELLPENGEEDARNFIWCDLHGDNNPPSTESPGCTTLYGVTVQRFNGKDNRIRSVVIEKSSRRAHDSESGDAAQNTAGAATEIKADLVIIAAGFSHLEYGPLVHNLSLDIDECGNLMTDPDGMTTVDGVFASGDCVMGASTVVHALYHGRRIADSVDRHLLKGIE